In Fervidicoccaceae archaeon, the DNA window CCTCGCTGTAGAGGCCTCTCTCCTTCAGCGCTCTCTCGAACTCCACGTCCACGTAGTAGAACGTGCCCAGGGTCACTCTCTTCTCGTAGACCAGCGCGAACTGAGGCTCTATGCCGGACGATACGTCGAATATCATGGATATGGAGCCCGTCGGAGCTATAGTTGTTGTCTCGACATTTCTAATCCCGCGTCTCTTGATCTCTTCGACGAGGCGGCTCCAATCGAGAGTCCAGAGCTCTCTCCTGTAGTAGCCTTCGAACGGCATCTCGCCGTCGACGTACGCGGACTTCGCGAATAGGGGGAAAGCTCCTCTCTCCTCGGCTAGCTTCACCGACTCCAGCATCGAGTAATACGATAGGTTCTCGGCGAGCACCCGCATGAACTCGAAGCCGGCCTCGCTGTTGTAGGGGATGCCCAGAGCGTAGAGGGCGTCGGCGAGCCCCATGATACCGAGCCCTATCTTCCTTGTCGAGAGAGTCTCGGCCTCGACCTGAGGCAGCGGGAACAAGTTCACGTCGATCACGTTATCGAGGAACCTCGTGGTTAGCCTCACCGTCTCCCTGAACGCGTCCCAATCGAATCGAGCCGAGCCGCTCTCCTCCCTCCTCACGAAGGCGTGGACGTTGATGCTCCCGAGATTGCAGGAGCCGTACGGGTAGAGAGGCTGCTCGCCGCAGGGGTTCGTCGCTCTTATTGGGCCCTTGACCTTCAACAGCACGTTCCTCCTATTTATGTTGTCCAAGAAGAGAACCCCCGGGTCTCCGGTCCTCCACGCGTTCTCGGCTATCATGTGCAGGAGGCTCCTCGGGTCTATCGTCTTCCAGACCCTCCCGTCTCTCGGGTTGACGAGCGGATAGGGCTCCCCCCTCTCGTAGTACCTCCAGAAGTCCTCGGTTATCATCACGGAGATATTGAAGTTCTGGAAGTGCTCGCCCGAGGCCTTGCACGTAATGAACTTCTCCACGTCGGGGTGCCAGATCTCCAATATGCCCATGTTCGCGCCTCTTCTCTTGCCCCCCTGCTTTATGACATCTGTCACCGTGTCTATTATCCTCATGAAGGAGACGGGCCCCGAGGCGACTCCGGCCGTCGATGTCACTATGTCGCCCTCGGGCCTGAGCTTCGAGTAGTTTATGCCAACTCCCCCGCCGCTCTTGAATATGATAGCGGCCTCCATGGCGGCCTCCATTATCGATTCTATATTATCCTCTATGCCCAGGACGAAGCAGGCCGAGAGCTGACCGAGCCTAGCGCCCGCGTTGAAGAGCGTGGGCGAGTTTGGGAGGAACTTCTTTTGCGCCATCAGGTCGTAGTACGCCTTGAAGTTCTCGTAGTACCTGTCGAATGCTCCGCTCAATAGCATAGACCAGAACTCGCTCCATGAAACTCTCATCTTGCCTTCGGAGTTGAGCCTGTCGTAAAGAGCCTTCATTCTCTCGAGGTGGTATCTATTCCACGCGAAGGCTACTCCGCCGCTTCCGCCCTTGAGGCCCACTTTGCCCTCCCACGCCGCGGCGTCGAACTCCTCTCGCGGGTGCCTCGGCTGAGAGCCGGTCACGTCGAATATTCGGGGATCGTACAATATGTCCGGGATCACGACGAGCGCCGCCACTCTGATGAACATCCGCTTCGGGTCCTCGACGAGCTTGCCCCTCTCGTCTCTCAGCAGGTAGCGAGAGGCGAGGAGCCTCACGGCGTTGAGGCTCAGGCTCTTGTCGACCTCATCGACGTAGTCCTTCTCCAGGAGCTTCTTCTTCTCCTCGCGTATCTTCTCCCTCTCCTTCCTATACAAGATGTAGGCCTTCGCCACCTCGTACTGGTCGAACTTGACGAGAGCCAGCTCGACTATGTCCTGGATCTCCTCGACGTGCGGCGGAGCCTTGTCGCCGAACTTCTCGTCGAGGGTCTTGAGCACGTACTCTACTATCTTCTCGAGCAGAGCCGGGTCGTATTTGCCGACGCTGAGCATGGCCTTCTTTATCGCGTTCCTAATCCTGTTGGCGTCGAAGGCCTCGACGCGCCCGTCGCGCTTTATCACATTCTTCACTCTGATCTCGACCTGACCGCTCGCCATGTCTGCGGCGTCACCTCGCTCTCCGCGAATTCACCCCACGAAACGAGTTAGGCTCGATCGCGCTAAAAGCGGAATGACGGGGGAAGAATGAGACGCGCTCCTCGGACCCTCCCCTCTCTCCGTCTCTTTGGGGGATCTCCCCACGACCTCTAGCCGCTCTCTTTATTGGCGCCTTCCCGACTATTATTTTGTTAGGACCCTTCACTCCTCGAGGGGGGATTCCAATATCGATGATGCAAACCAGCGGAGCCGGCCTCGAGGAGGGACAGGCGATAGAGCTCATTGAGGAGCTCGTGCCGACCCGCGAGGCCGGCTCCGTAAGCGCGGCCGCGGCGGTCGCCTCTCTCGACGTCTGCGCCGACGTGGCCGCGATAGATGCGGCGGTCGAGCTCAATCCCAGATACACGCTCCTCGTGGTTTGGGTCCCCCTCGAGCCGCTCTGAGCCCCCGGGATCTTCTCTCAGTTATTAAAGGGGGTCGCGCAGCTCGAATTGGTAGAGGGCCTTTGTCGACGAGGACTCTGTTGTCGCGCAGGGGAGCGGACAGATGCAAGAGGATGTGCTGCTCCGAGCGAGAGTGCGACGAGAGCTGCCTGAGCGAGTGCTACTCGAGCTGGGGAGCGCGCGGTGAGTGGCCAGCTTAGAGGGGATAGAGCCGCCTGGGCGAAGCCGATATGCCGGGCCTCACGGTGATCTGGGGCAGAGCCTTCCTAGGCCACGCGCCTAGGAGCGACCACCCCGAGAACCCCAAGCGCGCCGAGGTGGCCCTCGAGGCTTTGAGGAGGAGGGGGCTCGTCGGCGAGGTCGTCGAGCCTCTCGTCGCGGACGAGGAGGACCTGCTCGAGATTCACGACAGAGATTACGTCGAGCTCGTTAGACTCCTCTCTAACGCGGCCCCCTCTCACATAGACGAGGACACGTACGTCTCGAGCGACACCTACTTCGTAGCGGCCGCGGCCTTCGGGTCGAGCGCGCTAGCGGCCGAGCTCTCTCTCAAGCGGGGAGAGCCCGTAATCGCTCTCGTCAGGCCCCCAGGTCACCACGCGGGCAGGAGGGGCAGAGCAATGGGGGCTCCCTCGCAGGGCTTCTGCGTGTTTAACAACGCAGCGGCGGCGTGCGCGAGGCTGCTGGAGCACGGAGACGTAGCCGTGATAGACTTCGACGCTCACCACGGGAACGGGACGCAGGAGATCTTCCACCGAGACCCGCGCGTGCTCCACGTGGACCTACACCAGCACCCCGACACGCTGTACCCGGGCACCGGGTACCCTCACGAGGTAGGCGAGGGAGAAGCTAGAGGCACAAAGGTCAACGTGCCTCTGCCCCCGGACTCGGGCGACGACGTCTACGAGAGAGCCATCGAGGAGATCGTGAAGCCGGTCATTGAGCAGTTCGAGCCGGCCTCTCTCGTATTTTCCGCGGGCTTCGATGCTCACCTCGGCGACGGCTTGGCCTCGCTCCGAGCAACCTCATCGACGTTCCGAGCCCTCGGCGAGCTCGCGGCGAGAGGTCGGTGGAGAGCCGTGGTCGCGGTGCTCGAGGGGGGCTACTCCATCGGACTCGAGCTGGGGTTGCCCGCGTTCGCGGCCGGCCTCCTAGGATTAGACGAGATCTACTCGAGACCCACTCACACTTGGGGGAGAGCCCGCGAGGAGGCCGAGAGATGTCTCGACGAGGTCAAGAGGGTCTTATCGCGCTACTGGGCTCTCCGCTCATAGCTCTAGAACTCGGAGACCTCGCCTCAGGAGAGCGTAGTACCAGGGGAGAGCAGCCCCCACGCTGACGAGCTCGGGCAGAGCCACTCCCGGCGGCGTCTCGGCTAGGCCGTGCGCGATCCAGACCAGCGCCCCCGCCGCCAGAGAGGCCAACGGGCCCAGAGCTCGGTAGAGCGCAGCGTAGAGCGAGAGTAGGAGAGCTAGCGACGAGAAGAACGCGACCGAGACCAGGAAGTGCAGCTCCCCGTATACTTCGTCGAAGGCCCCGACCAAGCTCATGGCGGCTCCTACGAGCCACAGAGACGAGGCGAGAGCCAGCCCCACTCCTCTCCTCAGCGAAGCGGCCACCGAGCAGATGAGCGCTCCGCCGATAACGAGCCCTCCGTTGAACACCGGGGC includes these proteins:
- a CDS encoding adenosylcobalamin-dependent ribonucleoside-diphosphate reductase gives rise to the protein MASGQVEIRVKNVIKRDGRVEAFDANRIRNAIKKAMLSVGKYDPALLEKIVEYVLKTLDEKFGDKAPPHVEEIQDIVELALVKFDQYEVAKAYILYRKEREKIREEKKKLLEKDYVDEVDKSLSLNAVRLLASRYLLRDERGKLVEDPKRMFIRVAALVVIPDILYDPRIFDVTGSQPRHPREEFDAAAWEGKVGLKGGSGGVAFAWNRYHLERMKALYDRLNSEGKMRVSWSEFWSMLLSGAFDRYYENFKAYYDLMAQKKFLPNSPTLFNAGARLGQLSACFVLGIEDNIESIMEAAMEAAIIFKSGGGVGINYSKLRPEGDIVTSTAGVASGPVSFMRIIDTVTDVIKQGGKRRGANMGILEIWHPDVEKFITCKASGEHFQNFNISVMITEDFWRYYERGEPYPLVNPRDGRVWKTIDPRSLLHMIAENAWRTGDPGVLFLDNINRRNVLLKVKGPIRATNPCGEQPLYPYGSCNLGSINVHAFVRREESGSARFDWDAFRETVRLTTRFLDNVIDVNLFPLPQVEAETLSTRKIGLGIMGLADALYALGIPYNSEAGFEFMRVLAENLSYYSMLESVKLAEERGAFPLFAKSAYVDGEMPFEGYYRRELWTLDWSRLVEEIKRRGIRNVETTTIAPTGSISMIFDVSSGIEPQFALVYEKRVTLGTFYYVDVEFERALKERGLYSEELLKKVAENGGSVQGLDGVPEDIKRVFVVAYDIPWWDHLRAQYEMQLWISSSISKTINMPHWVTVDDVLKAFLFAHRLGLKGVTVFREGSKGEQVLVTPSQRRGYYVAVVENSTLDLMRRLGIEPPLYKPPSSEGGERGKPRLRVSLEDVKRAKPGRGGVEECPECGGRNLVHSEKCVTCADCGWSGCPVS
- a CDS encoding histone deacetylase family protein is translated as MPGLTVIWGRAFLGHAPRSDHPENPKRAEVALEALRRRGLVGEVVEPLVADEEDLLEIHDRDYVELVRLLSNAAPSHIDEDTYVSSDTYFVAAAAFGSSALAAELSLKRGEPVIALVRPPGHHAGRRGRAMGAPSQGFCVFNNAAAACARLLEHGDVAVIDFDAHHGNGTQEIFHRDPRVLHVDLHQHPDTLYPGTGYPHEVGEGEARGTKVNVPLPPDSGDDVYERAIEEIVKPVIEQFEPASLVFSAGFDAHLGDGLASLRATSSTFRALGELAARGRWRAVVAVLEGGYSIGLELGLPAFAAGLLGLDEIYSRPTHTWGRAREEAERCLDEVKRVLSRYWALRS
- a CDS encoding DUF998 domain-containing protein, which codes for MTSPLIVLGYAAPLVPLIAIVVAIASSPWFSLWHNALSDLGHATMSGAAPVFNGGLVIGGALICSVAASLRRGVGLALASSLWLVGAAMSLVGAFDEVYGELHFLVSVAFFSSLALLLSLYAALYRALGPLASLAAGALVWIAHGLAETPPGVALPELVSVGAALPWYYALLRRGLRVLEL